A stretch of the Engraulis encrasicolus isolate BLACKSEA-1 chromosome 19, IST_EnEncr_1.0, whole genome shotgun sequence genome encodes the following:
- the stx11a gene encoding syntaxin-11a encodes MRDRLSELQSASRLTQGQSSGLAVEDGGGQEEEDGQELELEMVFEGEEEMEEVFREVQAMHKEIAQLHVEVKQLGKQNTRFLTSMRRISSIKRDSNSIARGIKARGQALYGRLQQMEARSKRLEEENGPHSSLVRMVRSQCASLTTAFHAVMSKYNEAEMEQRDHCKKRIQRQAEIVGQEVSGEQIEEMIESGKWNAFSENLVVTDGGGRAARSALSEIENRQKELLELEGRIRDIHELFTDLAMLVEEQGVKLDSIEANLAGTQDYVAKATVQIKKAVRYKKAHPCRRLFCCCCPCCNK; translated from the exons ATGCGGGACCGGCTGAGCGAACTGCAGTCGGCCTCCAGGCTCACCCAGGGGCAGTCCTCTGGCCTGGCTGTGGAGGACGGCggtgggcaggaggaggaggacgggcagGAGCTGGAGCTAGAGATGGTGttcgagggggaggaggagatggaggaggtgttcAGGGAGGTGCAGGCCATGCACAAGGAGATCGCCCAGCTCCACGTGGAGGTGAAGCAGCTGGGCAAGCAGAACACACGCTTCCTCACCTCCATGAGGCGCATCAGCAGCATCAAGCGCGACTCCAACTCCATCGCCCGCGGCATCAAG gCCCGCGGCCAGGCTCTGTACGGCCGCCTGCAGCAGATGGAGGCGCGCAGCAAGCGTctggaggaggagaacgggcCGCACTCCTCGCTGGTGCGCATGGTGCGCTCACAGTGCGCCTCCCTCACCACCGCCTTCCACGCCGTCATGTCCAAGTACAACGAGGCCGAGATGGAGCAGCGCGACCACTGCAAGAAACGCATCCAGCGGCAGGCCGAGATCGTGGGCCAGGAGGTGAGCGGCGAGCAGATCGAGGAGATGATCGAGTCGGGCAAGTGGAACGCCTTCTCCGAGAACCTGGTGGTGACGGACGGCGGCGGCCGCGCGGCGCGCTCCGCCCTCAGCGAGATTGAGAACCGGCAGAAGGAGCTGTTGGAGCTGGAGGGGCGCATCAGGGACATCCACGAGCTCTTCACGGACCTGGCCATGCTGGTGGAGGAGCAGGGCGTCAAGCTGGACAGCATCGAGGCCAACCTGGCGGGCACGCAGGACTATGTGGCCAAGGCCACCGTGCAGATCAAGAAGGCCGTCCGGTACAAGAAGGCACACCCCTGCCGACgcctcttctgctgctgctgcccctgctgTAACAAGTAG